In one window of Pirellulales bacterium DNA:
- a CDS encoding TolC family protein — protein MFLRQRLWSGGYLALIWLAATTGCRTPRPAGSQAAVAAHSGSPKAAEGSRNATEVVPYRSGTTSQASAFPRPATTASAASSRRDARTTNEKPTPPARLASLHLVQQPVGVDDPFAGQPELQLPRLLGEVLARNQTLAAMRAAWLSAAERYPQARALDDPVFTGMAAPASLSSAVTSVPGNVAGYVVGGAQKLPWFGKLQLRGDAALAESRAARWDVDDARLQIIEAAGLAYYDYYLVRQDLALNVENTAKLREFHDIAARKYEANLAPQQDMLQAEVELAELARRQIELERLERIAIARINTLMHRMPDAYVPAAPASLQAPLLALSAAELRATAVTRRPDLASLAAKIRAEQARLQLANKEFMPDFEVFGRYDNFWTQASQRGQVGLNMNVPLYRDKRYAAVREAQWRLSQRRAEYEQRIDDINREVQTAYERFDEAQQTVGLYTDQILPAARKNVDSAFAAYETSGGDFLRLVAAQRQLISLQERYQESIADYHRRRVELERVVGQPLPNGQAAEEIPPGRQIARTFRAPRPAADPLGRISDCGSHDHRRPDAARPPPRQLHRSRRQRP, from the coding sequence ATGTTCCTGAGGCAACGGCTTTGGTCCGGCGGGTATCTGGCGTTGATCTGGCTCGCCGCCACCACGGGCTGCCGGACGCCGCGGCCGGCTGGTTCTCAAGCCGCTGTTGCTGCGCACAGTGGCTCGCCGAAGGCCGCGGAGGGCTCGCGGAACGCGACGGAAGTCGTTCCCTACAGAAGTGGAACGACCAGCCAGGCAAGCGCGTTTCCACGCCCTGCCACCACGGCTTCGGCCGCAAGCAGCAGGCGGGACGCCCGCACCACAAACGAGAAGCCGACGCCGCCCGCTCGCCTGGCCAGCCTGCACCTCGTTCAACAACCCGTCGGCGTCGACGATCCCTTTGCGGGTCAGCCGGAGCTGCAGCTTCCGCGGCTTCTCGGTGAAGTGCTGGCCCGCAACCAGACGCTGGCGGCGATGCGCGCCGCGTGGCTCTCCGCCGCCGAGCGCTATCCCCAGGCGCGGGCGCTCGACGACCCCGTGTTCACCGGTATGGCCGCCCCCGCGTCGCTGAGCTCCGCCGTGACCAGCGTGCCTGGAAACGTGGCGGGCTACGTGGTGGGCGGCGCGCAGAAGCTCCCCTGGTTCGGCAAGCTGCAGTTGCGCGGCGACGCGGCACTGGCGGAAAGCCGGGCGGCCCGCTGGGACGTCGACGACGCGCGGCTGCAAATCATCGAGGCCGCGGGCCTGGCCTATTACGACTACTATCTTGTGAGGCAGGATCTGGCGCTGAACGTCGAGAATACCGCCAAACTGCGCGAGTTCCACGACATCGCGGCGCGCAAATACGAAGCGAACCTGGCGCCACAGCAAGATATGTTGCAGGCCGAGGTGGAGCTGGCCGAGCTGGCCCGTCGGCAGATCGAGTTGGAGCGGTTGGAACGGATCGCCATCGCCCGCATCAACACCTTGATGCACCGCATGCCCGACGCCTATGTGCCGGCGGCGCCGGCCAGCCTGCAAGCACCGTTGCTGGCGCTCTCCGCGGCCGAGTTGCGGGCGACGGCGGTCACGCGGCGGCCCGATCTGGCCTCGCTGGCGGCCAAGATTCGCGCCGAGCAGGCCCGCTTGCAGTTGGCCAACAAGGAATTCATGCCCGATTTCGAGGTCTTTGGCCGCTACGATAACTTCTGGACTCAGGCTTCGCAGCGCGGGCAAGTGGGCCTGAACATGAACGTGCCGCTGTATCGCGACAAGCGTTACGCCGCGGTGCGCGAAGCGCAGTGGCGCTTGAGCCAGCGCCGGGCGGAATACGAACAGCGGATCGACGACATCAACCGTGAAGTGCAAACGGCCTACGAGCGGTTCGACGAAGCGCAGCAGACGGTCGGGCTGTATACCGATCAGATTCTGCCCGCCGCGCGGAAAAACGTCGATTCCGCGTTCGCCGCCTACGAGACGAGCGGCGGCGACTTTTTGCGGCTGGTGGCCGCGCAACGGCAGCTCATCAGTTTGCAAGAGCGCTATCAGGAGTCGATCGCCGATTACCATCGGCGGCGCGTGGAACTGGAGCGGGTGGTGGGCCAGCCGCTTCCAAACGGACAGGCAGCGGAGGAGATACCGCCGGGCCGGCAAATAGCGCGCACATTCCGCGCGCCGCGGCCGGCGGCCGATCCCTTGGGAAGAATCAGTGACTGTGGTTCCCATGACCACCGCCGACCAGATGCAGCACGACCGCCACCAAGACAATTACACCGATCGCGGCGACAACGACCTTGA
- a CDS encoding MarR family transcriptional regulator, whose translation MSKSHLIDDIVGRLVRRHSTAVVLFHQAVAERLGIGPADHKCLDLLRERGPMTGSELAALTGLTTGAITGVVARLERAGYLSRKSDARDRRKQILCQSGERMPDIHHVFEPIRNDVTALLKRFDGDQLRAIAEFLAQSTDLAYRHTALLRSDTLHHEQRP comes from the coding sequence ATGAGCAAATCGCATCTGATCGACGACATCGTCGGCCGTCTCGTCCGCCGGCACAGCACCGCGGTCGTGTTGTTTCACCAAGCGGTGGCAGAGCGTCTGGGGATCGGCCCCGCCGATCATAAGTGCCTCGATTTGTTGCGCGAGCGCGGGCCGATGACCGGAAGCGAGTTGGCCGCACTCACGGGCCTGACGACCGGCGCCATCACCGGCGTGGTCGCCAGGTTGGAGCGGGCAGGGTACTTGTCTCGCAAATCAGACGCGCGCGATCGGCGCAAGCAGATTCTTTGTCAGTCGGGCGAGCGAATGCCAGACATCCACCACGTGTTCGAGCCAATACGAAACGACGTGACCGCTCTTCTAAAGCGGTTCGACGGCGACCAACTCAGGGCGATTGCCGAGTTCCTCGCGCAGAGTACGGACTTGGCCTATCGCCACACGGCCCTGCTGCGTTCAGACACTCTGCACCACGAGCAACGACCATGA